The proteins below are encoded in one region of Micromonospora sp. DSM 45708:
- a CDS encoding DUF350 domain-containing protein, translating into MLEDLLNGAWQSIVFGVVGVALMAAGFLLVDLLTPGKLRELIWTRRNGNAALLLAANQLGIAGIVFTAVLTSYSSFAKGLASTVIFGLVGLLVMALAFLVLDLLTPGRLGDVIAADEPHPAARVSAATHFGAALIVCACIA; encoded by the coding sequence GTGCTGGAAGACCTGCTCAACGGGGCGTGGCAGAGCATCGTGTTCGGGGTGGTGGGGGTGGCGTTGATGGCCGCCGGGTTCCTGCTGGTCGACCTGCTCACCCCGGGCAAGCTGCGCGAGCTGATCTGGACGCGCCGCAACGGCAACGCCGCGCTGCTGCTCGCCGCCAACCAGCTCGGCATCGCCGGCATCGTCTTCACCGCGGTGCTGACCAGCTACAGCTCGTTCGCCAAGGGGTTGGCCTCCACGGTCATCTTCGGGCTGGTCGGCCTGCTGGTGATGGCGCTGGCCTTCCTGGTGCTGGACCTGCTCACGCCGGGCCGCCTCGGCGACGTCATCGCCGCCGACGAGCCGCACCCGGCGGCCCGGGTCAGCGCCGCCACCCACTTCGGCGCCGCGCTGATCGTCTGCGCCTGCATCGCCTGA
- the glnA gene encoding type I glutamate--ammonia ligase has protein sequence MDRQQEFVLRTLEERDIRFVRLWFTDVLGTLKSVSVAPAELEAAFEEGIGFDGSAIEGFARVFESDMVAMPDPTTFQVFPFEGGVSGESARMFCDILLPDGSPSWADPRHVLRRMLSRAADKGFTFYTHPEIEFFLLENGPQDGSVPIPVDTGGYFEHTTHAVARDFRRQAVLALERIGISVEFSHHEVAPGQQEIDLRYADALTTADNIMTFRHVVKEVALSTGVQASFMPKPFTDQPGNGMHTHLSLFEGERNAFHDAGDPMKLSKVAKSFIAGLLTHAREYTAVTNQWVNSYKRLFPQALPDRITESPAYVCWGHLNRSALVRVPAYGKPNSARVEVRSLDSATNPYLAFAVMLGAGLKGIEEGYELPPGAEDDVWSLSSAERRAMGYEALPENLSEAIDVMAGSELVAEVLGEHVFDFFLRNKRAEWEQYRREVTPYERQRYLSL, from the coding sequence GTGGACCGTCAGCAGGAGTTCGTCCTCCGTACGCTGGAGGAGCGGGACATCCGTTTCGTCCGGCTGTGGTTCACCGACGTGCTCGGCACGCTGAAGAGCGTCTCGGTGGCCCCGGCGGAGCTGGAGGCGGCCTTCGAGGAGGGCATCGGCTTCGACGGCTCCGCCATCGAGGGCTTCGCCCGGGTCTTCGAGTCGGACATGGTCGCCATGCCCGACCCGACCACGTTCCAGGTGTTCCCGTTCGAGGGCGGCGTCAGCGGCGAGAGCGCCCGGATGTTCTGCGACATCCTGCTGCCCGACGGCAGCCCCTCCTGGGCCGACCCGCGGCACGTGCTGCGCCGGATGCTCTCCCGCGCGGCGGACAAGGGCTTCACCTTCTACACCCACCCCGAGATCGAGTTCTTCCTGCTGGAGAACGGTCCGCAGGACGGCTCGGTGCCGATCCCGGTGGACACCGGCGGCTACTTCGAGCACACCACGCACGCGGTGGCGCGCGACTTCCGCCGTCAGGCGGTGCTGGCGCTGGAGCGGATCGGCATCTCGGTGGAGTTCAGCCACCACGAGGTCGCCCCCGGCCAGCAGGAGATCGACCTGCGGTACGCCGACGCGCTCACCACCGCCGACAACATCATGACGTTCCGGCACGTGGTGAAGGAGGTGGCGCTCTCCACCGGCGTGCAGGCCAGCTTCATGCCGAAGCCGTTCACCGACCAGCCGGGCAACGGCATGCACACCCACCTGTCGCTGTTCGAGGGGGAGCGCAACGCGTTCCACGACGCCGGTGACCCGATGAAGCTGTCCAAGGTCGCCAAGTCGTTCATCGCCGGGCTGCTCACCCACGCCCGGGAGTACACCGCGGTCACCAACCAGTGGGTCAACTCGTACAAGCGGCTGTTCCCGCAGGCGCTGCCGGACCGGATCACCGAGAGCCCGGCGTACGTCTGCTGGGGTCACCTGAACCGGTCCGCGCTGGTCCGCGTGCCGGCGTACGGCAAGCCGAACTCGGCCCGGGTCGAGGTCCGCTCGCTGGATTCCGCGACCAACCCCTACCTGGCCTTCGCGGTCATGCTCGGCGCCGGTTTGAAGGGCATCGAGGAGGGCTACGAGCTGCCCCCGGGCGCCGAGGACGACGTCTGGTCGCTGAGCAGCGCCGAACGCCGCGCCATGGGCTACGAGGCGCTGCCGGAGAACCTGTCCGAGGCGATCGACGTGATGGCCGGCTCCGAGCTGGTCGCCGAGGTGCTCGGCGAGCACGTCTTCGACTTCTTCCTGCGCAACAAGCGGGCCGAGTGGGAGCAGTACCGCCGCGAGGTCACCCCCTACGAGCGGCAGCGCTACCTCTCCCTCTAG
- a CDS encoding NAD+ synthase: MPTLRLALCQVNPTVGDLTGNADRVRAWTRKAADSGAQLALFPELMLTGYPVEDLVFRRSFVAASRAALHRLAADLADDGLGDLPVLVGYLDADGPPQVSADAEPGRGARNAAALLHRGEVVATYFKHHLPNYGVFDEDRYFVPGDTLTVVRVGGVDVALTICEDLWQAGGPFAVARQAGVGLVLSINGSPYELNKDDVRLPLVRRRAAEAGAAIAYVNMVGGQDELVYDGDSLIVDAAGTLLARAPQFVEHLLVHDVALPAAPEATGGATDLADGMRLVRHEVPAVPAAPTGPAATGGIIEPVADEAEVWQALVLGLRDYADKNRFPSVVLGLSGGIDSAVAAALAVDALGPRRVVGVSMPSQHSSEHSRADAEELAKRTGLDYRVEPIQPMVDTFLANMSLSGVAVENLQARVRGVILMALSNQEGHLVLTTGNKSELAVGYSTLYGDSVGGYNPIKDVWKTLVWRLAKWRNADAERRGETPPIPENSIGKPPSAELSPGQLDSDTLPDYDVLDPILIGYVDGDLGRDGLVESGHDPAVVDKVLRMVDTAEYKRRQSAPGTKISMKAFGRDRRLPITNRWREDG; encoded by the coding sequence ATGCCCACCTTGCGTCTCGCCCTGTGCCAGGTCAACCCGACGGTCGGCGACCTCACCGGCAACGCCGACCGGGTCCGCGCGTGGACCCGCAAGGCCGCCGACTCCGGCGCCCAGCTCGCGCTCTTCCCCGAGCTGATGCTGACCGGCTACCCGGTCGAGGACCTGGTCTTCCGCCGGTCCTTCGTCGCCGCGTCCCGGGCCGCGCTGCACCGGCTCGCCGCCGACCTGGCCGACGACGGCCTCGGCGACCTGCCGGTGCTGGTCGGCTACCTGGACGCGGACGGGCCGCCGCAGGTCAGCGCCGACGCCGAGCCGGGCCGGGGGGCGCGCAACGCGGCGGCGCTGCTGCACCGCGGCGAGGTGGTGGCCACCTACTTCAAGCACCACCTGCCCAACTACGGGGTGTTCGACGAGGACCGCTACTTCGTGCCCGGCGACACGCTGACCGTGGTACGGGTCGGCGGCGTCGACGTGGCGCTGACCATCTGCGAGGACCTGTGGCAGGCCGGTGGGCCGTTCGCGGTGGCCCGGCAGGCCGGCGTCGGGCTGGTGCTCAGCATCAACGGCTCGCCGTACGAGCTGAACAAGGACGACGTGCGGCTGCCGCTGGTGCGCCGGCGCGCCGCCGAGGCGGGTGCCGCCATCGCGTACGTGAACATGGTCGGCGGCCAGGACGAGCTGGTCTACGACGGCGACTCGCTGATCGTGGACGCCGCCGGCACGCTGCTCGCCCGGGCGCCGCAGTTCGTCGAGCACCTGCTGGTGCACGACGTGGCGCTGCCGGCGGCGCCGGAGGCGACCGGAGGCGCCACCGACCTGGCCGACGGGATGCGGCTGGTCCGCCACGAGGTGCCGGCGGTCCCGGCCGCGCCGACCGGGCCGGCGGCGACCGGCGGGATCATCGAGCCGGTCGCCGACGAGGCCGAGGTGTGGCAGGCGCTGGTGCTGGGCCTGCGCGACTACGCCGACAAGAACCGGTTCCCCTCGGTGGTGCTCGGGCTCTCCGGCGGCATCGACTCGGCGGTGGCGGCGGCGCTCGCGGTGGACGCGCTCGGCCCGCGGCGGGTGGTCGGCGTCTCGATGCCCAGCCAGCACTCCTCCGAGCACTCCCGCGCCGACGCCGAGGAGCTGGCCAAGCGCACCGGCCTGGACTACCGGGTCGAGCCGATCCAGCCGATGGTCGACACGTTCCTGGCCAACATGTCGCTGTCCGGCGTGGCGGTGGAGAACCTCCAGGCCCGGGTCCGCGGCGTGATCCTGATGGCGCTGTCGAACCAGGAGGGCCACCTGGTGCTGACCACCGGCAACAAGAGCGAGCTGGCGGTGGGCTACTCGACGCTCTACGGCGACTCGGTGGGCGGCTACAACCCGATCAAGGACGTGTGGAAGACGCTGGTCTGGCGGCTGGCGAAGTGGCGCAACGCGGACGCGGAGCGGCGCGGCGAGACGCCGCCGATCCCGGAGAACTCGATCGGCAAGCCGCCGTCGGCCGAGTTGAGCCCCGGCCAGCTCGACAGCGACACGCTGCCCGACTACGACGTGCTCGACCCGATCCTGATCGGGTACGTCGACGGCGACCTGGGCCGGGACGGTCTGGTCGAGTCCGGCCACGATCCGGCGGTGGTGGACAAGGTGCTGCGGATGGTGGATACCGCCGAGTACAAGCGGCGGCAGTCCGCGCCCGGCACCAAGATCTCCATGAAGGCGTTCGGTCGGGACCGGCGGCTGCCGATCACCAACCGCTGGCGCGAGGACGGCTGA
- the npdG gene encoding NADPH-dependent F420 reductase produces MAYDATTLPDISGLTVGIIGGTGDQGRGLAYRFARAGQTVLIGSRAADRAVEAAAEIAAMAGVPADATVTGAGNDEVARRSDVVIVAVPWDGHAATVAALAEPLAGKIVVDCVNPLGFDKQGPYALTVAEGSAVQQAAALLPDSRVCAAFNHVSAPLLADPEVDRIDLDVLICTEDRDLVGVVAALAARIPGMRGIYAGRLRNAHQIEAFTANLIAINKRYKAHAGIRVTDL; encoded by the coding sequence ATGGCTTACGACGCGACCACGCTGCCCGACATCTCCGGGCTCACCGTCGGCATCATCGGGGGCACCGGTGACCAGGGGCGAGGGCTGGCCTACCGGTTCGCCCGGGCCGGGCAGACCGTGCTGATCGGTTCCCGCGCGGCCGACCGGGCCGTCGAGGCCGCGGCCGAGATCGCCGCGATGGCCGGCGTGCCGGCCGACGCCACGGTCACCGGCGCCGGCAACGACGAGGTCGCCCGGCGCAGCGACGTGGTGATCGTCGCGGTGCCGTGGGACGGGCACGCCGCCACCGTCGCCGCGCTCGCCGAACCGCTGGCCGGCAAGATCGTGGTGGACTGCGTCAACCCGCTCGGCTTCGACAAGCAGGGCCCGTACGCGCTGACCGTGGCCGAGGGCAGCGCCGTGCAGCAGGCCGCCGCGCTGCTGCCCGACTCCCGGGTCTGCGCCGCGTTCAACCACGTCAGCGCGCCGTTGCTGGCCGACCCGGAGGTCGACCGGATCGACCTCGACGTGCTGATCTGCACCGAGGACCGGGACCTGGTCGGCGTGGTCGCCGCGCTGGCCGCCCGGATCCCCGGCATGCGCGGCATCTACGCCGGTCGGCTGCGCAACGCCCACCAGATCGAGGCGTTCACCGCGAACCTGATCGCGATCAACAAGCGTTACAAGGCGCACGCCGGCATCCGGGTCACCGACCTCTGA
- a CDS encoding histone, whose protein sequence is MAVAQQATRPAAKRTTAKRTTAGRTTTVTKASPNASGAGAGRTPARKAVAKKAAAKKVVSAARKAPASRTTAKSAPATKTTAKKTTAKKTAAKKAPAKRTTTAARTTTARTTAARTTAARTTTAAAKKTTAAKRATAAKKAPAKKTTAAKKTTTAKKTTAAKKAPAKKTTASTRPTAGKAAAKKAPARKTTTARKTTTAAKKTTAAKKAPARKTTTARKTTARKAPARRASA, encoded by the coding sequence ATGGCCGTAGCACAGCAGGCCACCCGCCCGGCCGCGAAACGGACGACCGCGAAGAGAACCACCGCGGGTAGGACGACGACGGTCACCAAGGCGTCGCCGAACGCCTCGGGCGCCGGCGCCGGACGGACGCCGGCCAGGAAGGCGGTCGCGAAGAAGGCGGCGGCCAAGAAGGTGGTGTCGGCGGCGCGCAAGGCGCCCGCCTCCAGGACCACCGCCAAGAGCGCGCCCGCCACGAAGACCACCGCGAAGAAGACCACCGCGAAGAAGACGGCGGCGAAGAAGGCTCCCGCGAAGCGGACGACGACGGCGGCGCGGACCACGACGGCGCGGACCACGGCGGCGCGGACCACGGCGGCGCGGACCACGACGGCGGCGGCGAAGAAGACCACCGCCGCGAAGCGGGCCACCGCCGCGAAGAAGGCGCCGGCGAAGAAGACCACCGCCGCCAAGAAGACCACCACCGCGAAGAAGACCACGGCCGCGAAGAAGGCGCCGGCGAAGAAGACCACCGCCTCCACCCGGCCGACGGCCGGTAAGGCGGCGGCGAAGAAGGCGCCCGCGCGCAAGACCACCACGGCGCGCAAGACCACCACCGCCGCGAAGAAGACCACGGCGGCCAAGAAGGCACCGGCCCGCAAGACCACCACCGCGCGCAAGACCACGGCCCGGAAGGCGCCGGCCCGCCGGGCGTCCGCCTGA
- the panB gene encoding 3-methyl-2-oxobutanoate hydroxymethyltransferase, which yields MVESTPTEVTALYGGPATRRIRTRDLIAAKERGERWAMLTSYDQYTASIFDRAGIPVLLVGDSAANNVFGYETTLPVTAEELLPLVRAVVRATTHSLVVGDLPFGSYEEGPAQALRTAVRFMKEGGCHAVKLEGGRRCATQIEAIVGAGIPVMAHIGFTPQSEHTLGGYRVQGRGDTAEEVLADARAVAEAGAFAVVLEMVPGEVAKRVTGELSIPTVGIGAGPDTDGQVLVWQDMAGLRTGRAPRFVKRYADLAGALTDATRRFADEVRGGEFPAAEHTF from the coding sequence ATGGTGGAGTCCACCCCGACCGAGGTGACCGCCCTCTACGGCGGGCCGGCCACCCGGCGGATCCGCACCCGCGACCTGATCGCCGCCAAGGAGCGCGGCGAGCGGTGGGCCATGCTCACCTCGTACGACCAGTACACCGCCTCGATCTTCGACCGGGCGGGCATCCCGGTGCTGCTGGTCGGCGACTCGGCCGCGAACAACGTGTTCGGCTACGAGACCACGCTTCCGGTGACCGCCGAGGAGCTGCTGCCGCTGGTCCGCGCCGTGGTACGCGCCACGACGCACTCGCTGGTCGTCGGCGACCTGCCGTTCGGCTCGTACGAGGAGGGGCCGGCGCAGGCGCTGCGTACCGCGGTGCGGTTCATGAAGGAGGGCGGCTGCCACGCGGTCAAGCTGGAGGGCGGCCGGCGCTGCGCGACGCAGATCGAGGCGATCGTCGGCGCCGGCATCCCGGTGATGGCGCACATCGGTTTCACCCCGCAGAGCGAGCACACGCTCGGCGGGTACCGGGTGCAGGGCCGGGGCGACACGGCCGAGGAGGTGCTCGCGGACGCGCGGGCGGTGGCCGAGGCGGGCGCGTTCGCGGTGGTGCTGGAGATGGTGCCCGGCGAGGTGGCCAAGCGGGTCACCGGTGAGCTGTCCATCCCCACGGTCGGCATCGGGGCCGGCCCGGACACCGACGGTCAGGTGCTGGTCTGGCAGGACATGGCCGGGTTGCGCACCGGCCGCGCGCCGCGCTTCGTCAAGCGCTACGCCGACCTGGCCGGCGCGTTGACCGACGCGACCCGCCGGTTCGCCGACGAGGTACGCGGTGGCGAGTTCCCCGCCGCCGAGCACACCTTCTGA
- a CDS encoding helix-turn-helix transcriptional regulator, whose amino-acid sequence MNRTDRLYALVEELRAVSPRPRSARWLAHRFEVSTRTVERDITALQGAGVPIWAEPGRTGGYVVDRARTLPPVNLTPAEAVAMAVALHRLGGSPFAPAAGAALRKLVAVMPPAAVAEAHRLAGRVHLIDRGPAGPVPAAVADAVAAGRVLRLRYADRGGTDSARDVEPLAYLGNSTYWYLIAWCRLRDGVRCFRTDRIRSVHPLAEPVTRELRAEDIDIPQHRLRPLTLV is encoded by the coding sequence GTGAACCGCACCGACCGTCTCTACGCCCTCGTCGAGGAGCTGCGCGCGGTGTCGCCGCGCCCGCGCAGCGCGCGCTGGCTGGCCCACCGGTTCGAGGTCAGCACCCGCACCGTCGAGCGCGACATCACCGCGCTCCAGGGCGCCGGGGTGCCGATCTGGGCCGAGCCGGGCCGCACCGGCGGCTACGTGGTCGACCGCGCCCGCACGCTGCCGCCGGTGAACCTGACCCCGGCCGAGGCGGTGGCGATGGCCGTGGCGCTGCACCGGTTGGGCGGCTCCCCGTTCGCCCCGGCGGCCGGCGCCGCGCTGCGCAAGCTGGTCGCGGTGATGCCGCCGGCCGCGGTGGCCGAGGCGCACCGGCTCGCCGGCCGGGTGCACCTGATCGACCGCGGGCCGGCCGGTCCCGTCCCGGCCGCCGTCGCCGACGCGGTCGCCGCCGGGCGGGTGCTGCGCCTGCGGTACGCCGACCGTGGCGGCACGGATTCGGCGCGCGACGTGGAGCCGCTGGCCTACCTGGGCAACTCGACGTACTGGTACCTGATCGCCTGGTGCCGGCTGCGGGACGGGGTGCGCTGCTTCCGCACCGACCGGATCCGCTCGGTGCACCCGCTGGCCGAGCCGGTGACCCGGGAGCTGCGCGCCGAGGACATCGACATCCCGCAGCACCGGCTGCGCCCGCTGACCCTGGTCTGA
- a CDS encoding RNB domain-containing ribonuclease — MVIRRVLAPRIDFGALRRELGLPESFPAAAQREADTAAAAPLPAVADRTDVPFVTVDPATSRDLDQAMHLARRPGGGYRVRYAIADVLTHVRPGGELEAETWRRGQTVYLPDGNVPLHPHTLSEGAASLLPDVDRAAVLWTIDLDTDGGTVAVTLERARVRSRAKLDYGGVQRDADAGRLPEPVALLPEIGALLTERGLRRGAINLPLPEQDVEPDGDGWRLVLRGPGPMEEHNAQISLLTGMAAADIMLTGRIGLLRTMPRPRPEAVDRLRLAAGPLGVPWPDDTSVGRVLAGLDASQPRAAAFVDQAAELMRGAAYTAFDGAVPEQSEHGGVAAAYAHVTAPLRRLADRYATEVCLALHDGREVPAHVRAALPKLPEVMAATDRTAGAATRGAIELAEAVLLAHRVGETFEAAVLDVDEPRPAGNGRPGRPPGGTVALDEPPVRARCTGELPLGERVRVRLTVADPAERKVAFERA; from the coding sequence GTGGTGATCCGACGCGTACTGGCGCCCCGCATCGACTTCGGCGCGCTGCGCCGCGAGCTGGGACTGCCCGAGAGCTTCCCGGCCGCGGCGCAGCGGGAGGCCGACACCGCTGCCGCGGCGCCGCTGCCGGCCGTCGCCGACCGGACCGACGTCCCGTTCGTCACCGTCGACCCGGCGACCTCGCGCGACCTCGACCAGGCCATGCACCTCGCCCGCCGCCCCGGTGGCGGCTACCGCGTCCGGTACGCGATCGCGGACGTCCTCACCCACGTCCGTCCCGGCGGTGAACTGGAGGCGGAGACCTGGCGTCGGGGCCAGACGGTCTACCTGCCGGACGGCAACGTGCCGTTGCACCCGCACACGCTCAGCGAGGGCGCGGCCAGCCTGCTGCCCGACGTCGACCGGGCCGCCGTGCTCTGGACCATCGACCTCGACACCGACGGCGGCACCGTCGCGGTCACGCTCGAACGGGCCCGGGTCCGCAGCCGCGCCAAACTCGACTACGGCGGCGTGCAGCGCGACGCCGACGCCGGCCGGCTGCCCGAGCCGGTCGCGCTGCTGCCCGAGATCGGCGCGCTGCTCACCGAGCGCGGGCTGCGCCGCGGCGCGATCAATCTGCCGCTGCCCGAGCAGGACGTCGAGCCCGACGGCGACGGCTGGCGGCTGGTGCTGCGCGGCCCCGGCCCGATGGAGGAGCACAACGCCCAGATCTCGCTGCTGACCGGCATGGCCGCCGCCGACATCATGCTCACCGGCCGGATCGGGCTGCTGCGGACCATGCCCCGCCCCCGGCCGGAGGCGGTCGACCGGCTGCGGCTGGCCGCCGGCCCGCTCGGCGTGCCCTGGCCGGACGACACGTCGGTCGGTCGGGTGCTCGCCGGGCTGGACGCGTCGCAGCCCCGCGCCGCCGCGTTCGTCGACCAGGCCGCCGAGCTGATGCGCGGGGCCGCGTACACCGCCTTCGACGGCGCGGTGCCCGAGCAGTCGGAGCACGGCGGGGTGGCCGCCGCGTACGCGCATGTCACGGCGCCGCTGCGCCGGCTCGCCGACCGGTACGCCACCGAGGTCTGCCTGGCCCTGCACGACGGCCGCGAGGTGCCCGCGCACGTCCGCGCCGCGCTGCCGAAGCTGCCGGAGGTGATGGCGGCGACCGACCGGACCGCCGGCGCGGCCACCCGCGGCGCGATCGAACTGGCCGAGGCGGTGCTGCTGGCGCATCGGGTGGGGGAGACGTTCGAGGCGGCGGTGCTGGACGTCGACGAGCCACGCCCGGCGGGCAACGGCCGGCCCGGCCGCCCGCCCGGCGGCACCGTCGCGCTGGACGAACCGCCGGTGCGGGCCCGCTGCACCGGTGAGCTGCCGCTCGGCGAGCGCGTCCGGGTCCGGCTGACCGTCGCCGACCCGGCCGAACGCAAGGTCGCCTTCGAACGCGCCTGA